Genomic segment of Malus domestica chromosome 15, GDT2T_hap1:
ATTTTGCCCAGCAAGTTGTTGTGGCTTGGTATTATGCAGGAACTGGTAGGGTTTGGTTTCGGTGAGAAAGAAGCAATGAGTGAAGGTGAAGAATCAAAGGGGTATTTGAACGAGAATCCATGAGTTTTCAGTGGAGTGGCATGACTGAGTGAAGAGAGAGccattgaatcattgatggtAATGCTTCTTTCTGctgatatttatttttcttcttctttttctttgaatatAAGAAGTATCCCACCGCACATTGTTGACATACTAATCCTCCTTGGCATTCAATATGCAACCCCGCTACTGCATGAGGTGGTAGCGTACTTTTGGCCTCTGGATCAAATGGTACGTCAAAGCAGAGTTGGTGACCCTAGAATTATATATGTGGGAGTTCGAACTTAGGTTGAGGGCTCCaactcttttttgtttttgttttgttttgttttgttttgttaaagtaggtatttttacttttcagttTTTGGATAAGGAGAAATCTGATGGCCAGGAATATTATCATGTGGCTCAGAAAATGTGAGGCCAAACTATATGTTGTATCTTTGAACCAGCCTTCAGTGCAGGAAGGGACTAAGGAGCAAAGTAAAGGATAAGATTTGGCTCCTTTTAATAACGACGTAACATCGTTTCACCGTGTAAATATGGCCCCCTTCTCTCACCTCAGAACATGGGAAGAGGAGAACAAATAAATCAAACTTTGCACAATGTCTATATATGCTTTTCGTTGCAATttgaatttgtacaaatcgttTGAAGtcgtttatgtttttcattacaACCTTGACGGATGCAAGCGCTGCTTCACTTCCGATAAAAGGTGATCCTTTGAAAGTACTCAAATGTATAGTCATAACTCTTAACTATGCATTTTACATGATATTTCGACAAAAAAATAACATGGAAAGGTCGGGAAATGCCTAGCTTGCAGGAAGTGATCGATGCATCAGTAACatgtacaatattttatacaAACACGTATACGACGAGCACTTGGAGGCTTGGAGCAGAACCAAGTCTTGGCAAAACTTGTACGCTTTAGTCCATTGTCATGAACAAGAAAGGGTGATGGCCAGATGAGTTACTAATTCTGCAATGTGATTGTGTACATCAGACAGGAACTCGGTAAGATGGATCAACCATTTTCAAGATGAACAAGTTTCCTTTGTCGCCCCTTGAGACACTGCCAATATATAAGAAAAATGATTGTCATGACTTTCCATTCAATTGCGATACAACCTCGGTAATAATTGAAGATTAGCTAAGCATCTAATATTCATATTAGCCTATGGACATAGTACAAGTGAGAAATGGAGAAAGGCTCTTGCAAAAGATTCAACGAGTGGTAATCGTTGAGTTTATCCAACCTCACAAATTCACTtttttccaaaagagatcatATTCAAATATTTATGCTTTCCGTGTCACAACTCTCAAGATAACAGATCTCATTTCAGGGTTCATAAGACTGCTAGATTTCACAAGTGGGTTTATCCAACCTTGcaagtttatatatttttctacgATCCAAGGCAGTTACGAGGAGGATGTATATCTCAACTATTGCATGCATTCTTGTATACTCAACACAAATGCTTTATTTCTTTCAGCCGAGAGAAAAATTTTCGAAGCACAGTTCGACTCTAATATTCAGACCTAAAAGTAAGGATCCCATGTAGTCAATTTCAATTCTTCATCCAATAAATTACAGTACATACACTCACCGAAGCTCTTCATCCAAATATGTAATTTCCAGTTCACCACGAGCTCTATCAGGCGCCTTAATAGGTATCTGTATATCATTATTATATGAACAATCTAATGTTAGGTGAAGTACACaattagaaattcaaaagcaTAACACTTGCTAAGGGAAACTAAATCAATACTGCGTCATTGTTTTGCCTGGCCTTTCCAAGAGGCCAATAACGTCAAGAACACTTACCAAACCTGCAATTTTGAAGTAATCGAATTTGACAGCAACTTTTCTTGCATTCAAAGGTGTCAAATCTGCTGTTACCTACAGAGGATTGATGTGAATTTGATGTGGAATAGTCAGTGCAGTAAGGTCCACTTTTAACAAAGTACTGGCTGTTTCGTAAATTATTCATCAGAAATCTATACGGATTTTATTGTCATATAacaaaaaaccttcaaaccttTCATTACATATCACCATTTCTTTTATATGTATACTGCTGTGTTTCctcttaaaatttgaatttctttATCTATAGAACATAGTTTGAACGATCACTTTGCACCCTtgtagttataaaaaaaaaaatcactttggTTCCTAAAGtttcaattaatcaaatttacACTGCACCATGTCAACCCTCAGTTTAATTTCTACATCAAGTCAGATGGACGAAAAGTTAAATTTTATGGCCATATTGCAACCATAACCCAACTTATGGGTAGAAAAAGGAACAAAAAATAAGTCCTACCTAAAACACGCAGTACTGCACGATCCCTCATGTAGAAATATACCCAAATTTTGCTGCATCCCCTGTTTTTAGCTAAAATTACATGCGTTGTAGGCCAAGAtgtatttttcattatttttgaaGTAAATGGAAGGGTCATCGTTGCAACAATGTGTAAATGGCAGGGTTGAAGTTGATCAAATTAAAACATTAAGAACAAAAGTAAATTTCACTCAAAATACAGGGGTGCAAAGTGTAATTtaccactttttttttctaattagaGCCTACTTGACAAGGTAAGTCATAGCTACTGGAAGATTAATGTGTTCAAAAGAACCTAAAGCAACAAGCAGAATTCCACCCCACTAAATGATTAACGGGTTACAATGTTCTTCCAGAATTTTAGTACAAAGAAAGTTTACAAATGGAGGTTAAGCGAATCAATGAGGAAATGAATTCTACAGTACCTGATTAAAAGTTGGCCATGATTCCATATTTTGAGCCCGAAGTGTGTCAGCATTGATGGCTTGGTAGTTTACCTTTGATCTCAAAATTTTGGGCCTCTGTcatgataatatatatatgtcaggCAAGTGAAACATCTAGGAGTTATAGAAAATTTAAGTTCAAATTTTTTCACAACTggcaaaatcaaagaaaaaatagagatcTATCAAGAGAAAAGATGGAGCAAagtacacacatacacacacacacacaaacaaagGGCAAGGGACATCACTGATTAGAAGCACATGAACGCTAAACAAAGGTTTATATTAAGATCAATCACTACAGGTCgcagttttaacttttaaacaaAATGTACTGAATCTGCTTAGTTTGGAATTTTCTCATTTATTAGGGGAAGGGAAACTCTGAGTCACATTTAGAAATACATGAATGGTAATCAAAATGAAGGTGTTTCCTTAAAGTACGTAGGTATAGTCCTAAGTGACGCACATATTTTTCATACCAAGGTTCCATTTTTGACATAGCCTGTCATTACTCAGGGAGCAAGAAGTACACAAAACTAATATCCAAAACATCAAGAATCCACTGAAGCTACAACATCAATTTTATACAATTTCATTTGCTTAGAGTCTCTCGACAGACTTCTAATCTTCGAACGACATAAATATCAATGGAAGTGGAAATCTCAATCGATTTACCTGAGTTTGCAGAATAGACTTTGAAGTAGTGTATATAAGCTCCCATTTTCCATTGAGTAAATCAGATTTGAGTGGTTCCTTTGTTGGGTTAACTGCTTCAAGTTTGCGTGCAATCTATTTAGAAACGCATTCCACGgaacaaaaatagaaaagtgCACACGGATATCAGAAACTAATGTCACACATCCTCTACTGAGATAAATCATGAGATGATAGAAATAAACACAGCCTAAATGAACATGCTAATACAGGCTTTTCGACATTCTTTTTAAAACGATTAAGCTACTACAAAGAAATTATGCAATAATTATTAGTTGCCTCCGAGGCCCCGATGATTCCACTTAATTTCATTTAGAATGTACACAAAAGCATAAAATATGGCAATATGAACTGTTTCCTGGCTGGTATTTTAAGTGTTTCTTCATCTCCAATGAAATTGTTAGAACCCccatttgtcccacatcggacagagggagaaaagaagagtacttcaaatggaattaccccactctaactaacaccgacACAGaggtcttttgtgataaaacccacacctgaggattgtgcaggtggtaaaaTGGGGACAtaatcggtgttgttggagtgggctcTCAGCCCATCGACCTGAAAAATTCTTCAAAAATTATTCCAACAGTTTCTTCTTTTGTATATAATTTTCAGACCCAAATGCCCAATCAACGATTTAAGGAGAATTCCCATCATATATTTTAGCCTCAAAGAACAATTAATACAAGGAAAAGCCAGAATCCAGATAGCAAATGAAAGCTAAAAGCACAAAAGGGAACGCAAAGGGCAACCTGATCAACAGTTTGCTGGTCCTCCGGAGTGGCATCAGCGCCTCGATCGAGCGGAGCAATGGCGTCAAGAAGCTCGTCCTTGATAGGCTGAGTGTCTTTGCGTTTGTTCAAAAATGCAGGAAAGAATGAAACTTTGGCTCTCCATTTCTGAGAACTTGAACTGCAGCTGGAGAGTGTgtgaatggtggtggtggtgggtttCCCCGGAAAATGACAGGGGACTAGTTTAGGGGTCGATGGCGAggcggcggaggaggaggaggattggGTGGTTGTGAGAAGCGTAGGTGACCAAGAACAAGATAAGGCCATGCTGCTCTCTGCTCTGCCATTGTGTCTCTGTTCAGAAGTTTTTAAAGGTTTGCAAGAGGGTAAATCCGGAAAAACAATCTATATGTCACCTCTAATTTTGTGACACGTGGAAATTTATTTGACACTATTTAACCCCGAATTTAACTCCGTTAAGtgtattataaaaataattactCGTAAAAATGTTTCGGAAATTGGCAAATCTCCCATAATTAAAGATGTAAGTTGGAGCACTTTTTGGGCCAAGTTTAAACTTGTTGGGCCTTCTGGTACATCTTAACTTAATACCGTTTCATGATTTAAACCGTCTATTTTCTAAATTActttataaaaattatttatataaaGGGAATCAACTAAACTTAAAATCATTTAGTCATCTAATTactattcaataaatatataaattatacttGATACTCAACCACTTAACTTTTGAGTTGTCGCTCTACGAGGCAAATTAGACGGGTTTAAATTacgccacgtcatcagttaacaaaGCACTTGACAGAAAAGCTAAAGGAAGTATAAAAGCGACAAAAATatcatttccttttattttttctgacGTCAAAGAGAAATGCGACTCGCCTAATCCATTTCAtcattatataaaataaaataaaaataaaatttaggtGTAAAAGTAAGATAAAGAAAGATAAGTGTAGTAAAGTAAGATTTCAACGAATCTCCGAATAATAAAGTGAAATCAATGGTTGGTACGGAactgagacgaaaaaaatattataagcaCGAAAAGCTGAAAATGGATAAACCTGAGGAAGTAAAATGTGAGTAAATTGCAAATGTCATGTCGGAAGCTTGGACAAAAGAAGGTTGGAGCAATCTGCTCATCCAGCAGCCATACATGATACATCACATGTATCACATGGAGTGATTAGTCTGCTGAACCGACCACATGGAGGGATTAGCCTCTCACTTTCCGCCTTTCTCTCCGTCTGCCGACTCTGCCCCACTCGTCCAGTAAGGTTTTCTCACACGCTCCACAGCAAGCAAGTTCCTGCTTACTTTCAGACCTCGAGTCCCGAAGATTTTGAGAGAAAGGGAAGAAGATGCTGTCGAAAATCTCAGTTACCCAGTTCAAAACATCACCTGCTGCACCCAACCCTGGATTTTCATGGCGTGGGAATCGTCCTGTGCTTGGATATTGCGGCAGGAGTTCTTCAGAGCGTAACAAGTTGCGGTTCAAGATTGTGGCGCAGTCTCCGGGGGATGGGTGGAAGATCAACGACGTTGATGCAAGTGAGTATGCTTGTTTATTATTTGTTTCCattaattttcttgatttttcatGTTTCATTGATTGAGTTAAATTGTGGGATTCACTTGGTTTTGTGATAGTTATGTATAAACCACAGATTAAACCAAATCCATGTGTCTCTTGGTTTACTAATAATATCATACAGTGCAATTTTATGTCCCAAAGTTTTGGCCTAAATGGTTATCGAACGGTCCTAAATGTTTGTTTCAATTGTGATTGAACTCGAATTCGTTGAAAAGCTTTCCACTTTATGgaataagaaagaaagaaagaaagaaataccATTGGCTTGTTCATAATTCATAACTATCTTATTTATTCAATTAGAATGCTGAAAAGAATGATTGAACTGGAAGATACGGATCATAAGAGTTTCCACGCAATGCCAAATACTATTTCTCTGCCGTTGTCCCTTGCTGATAATCGAAGGAAAGGCCTCATGAACCTTTTGGTTTCGTAAAGTATATagcttttatcatttttctgttttgcgaaatataatagagaaagaaaatataataagcctcttgaatgataatttttttttctaattttgattattttaagGGTGTATAAAAGAGAAAAGTACAAACAATTACTACGTATAGAATGCGGAAAGTGAAAGCATAAGGAAAACGATGCACAGTTACTATTTATCATTGTCGGCTAGGCTGAATGTACTACTGCTTGTCTATGCTCATCATAAGCTCTACGTTAAAcactttttgaaaaaaaaaaggtctctTTAATCTTGTTTTGAGTTTTGGCTGTCTAAAACTATTGTATCTTGACAGATGCAGTGCAAGAAAAGTTGAATTCATGGCTAGTAAAGACGCAAAGCTTTATAAATGAAGTGGCATCTCCATTGACAAGAACTGGCCAGACTAAAAAGCCTGTCACTAGAGATGCTTTAGAGACACAAGATATGGAGGACATATTTATGGCAGAACAGACTATTAATAGCAGAACACCAAATGGAATTCTCTCTTTAGCTGCTGTTGTATCTATAGAGCAATTTAGCAGGTGAATTTGTTGGTTCTAATTTCTTTCTCAGTTAAAATATTTGGCTTGAAGTTTTTACATCTGTCTCCATTGCGACA
This window contains:
- the LOC103402366 gene encoding uncharacterized protein, which translates into the protein MALSCSWSPTLLTTTQSSSSSAASPSTPKLVPCHFPGKPTTTTIHTLSSCSSSSQKWRAKVSFFPAFLNKRKDTQPIKDELLDAIAPLDRGADATPEDQQTVDQIARKLEAVNPTKEPLKSDLLNGKWELIYTTSKSILQTQRPKILRSKVNYQAINADTLRAQNMESWPTFNQVTADLTPLNARKVAVKFDYFKIAGLIPIKAPDRARGELEITYLDEELRVSRGDKGNLFILKMVDPSYRVPVLSAERSITINDSMALSSLSHATPLKTHGFSFKYPFDSSPSLIASFSPKPNPTSSCIIPSHNNLLGKIILDSLKWRTGVSFLSGFPTKGEDINSLKEELYNTIAPLDRGAEATLQDQERVEEIARKLEALNEIKEPLKSSLLNGKWELIYTTSQSVLQTQRPKFLRPNGKIYQAINADTLRAQNIETWPFFNQVTANLVPLNSRRVAVKFDFFRIASLIPIKNPGSGRGQLEITYLDEELRISRGDRGNLFILKMVDPTYRVPL